The DNA region GGCGGTGTTGTCGGCGGGGCCGTGGCTCCTGTCCATCTGCACGCTCGGCACCCTCGCCCTGCTGTCGCGCAACCTGATCGGCGACGCGGCGCACGCCCGCTTCCAGGCGATCGTGGTCTATACCTATACCGTCTCGCTCATCACCACCGGGGCCGCCCACATGGTGGTGACGCGGCACCTCGCCGACGAGCTGTACCGCGGGCGCATCGGCGCGCTGGTGGTCTCCTATCGCCTCACGCTCGGGGTGACCGCGCTCGCGCACCTCGTCCTCGGGACCGCGTTCTACGCGCTGTGCCCGGGACTCGAGCCGGCGCTGCGCCTCTTCGGGGTCATGCTGCTGGTGGTGGTGTCGTGCACCTGGATGGTGATGATCTACCTGGGCGCGGCGCAGGACTACGCGAGCGTGGTCGCCGCATTCTTCGCGGGCAATGCGCTCAGCCTGCTCGCCGCGCTCGGCCTGGGCCGGTACGTCGGCGGGAGCGGCTATCTCGCGGGCTTCCTGGCCGGGCAGGCCGGCATCCTGTTCGTGCTGTGCGCGCGGGTCGAGCGCGAGTTCACCGGGGTGCGGGTCCCGGAGTCGGTGCACCTGCTACGGGCCTTCGGGCGCTACCCGGAGCTGATCGCGGCCGGCGTCTTCTACAACGCGGCGATCGCGGTGGATCGCGTGATCTTCTGGGTGGGGCCCACCGGCCTGCCGGTCGTGGGCTGGTTTCACGCCTCGCTGTACGACACCCCGATCTTCCTGTGCTACCTTTCGGTGGTGCCGTCGCTCGCCATCTTCCTCGTCAGCGTCGAGACCGACTTCTACGATCGTTATCGCGAGTACTACGGCGTCGCCACCAAGCACGGCACGCTCCGACAGGTCCTCGACGCCAAGCGCGCGCTCGTCGCCTGCCTGCGCAACAGCCTGCGCCGCCTGCTGATCGTCCAGGCGCCCCTCACGTTGCTCTCGATGGCGCTGGCGCCGTGGCTGATCGCCGCGATCGGCCTCGATCGTCTCCAGCTCGGCATCCTCCGCTGCGGGCTCGTGGGCGCGCTGCTCCACGTGCTGTGCCTCTTCGGGAGCATCGTGCTGCTCTACTTCGACCGTCGGCGCGACGCCGCCGAGGTCGCCGCGGTCTTCTTCGTGGCCAACGCCGCCCTCACCCTCGGCACGGTGGCGGTGGGCCCCCGCGCCTACGGGCTCGGCTACCCGCTCGCCGCGCTGCTCGCCTGCGCCTGGGCCTACCACCGCCTCGAGCAGACCCTGGAGGACCTCGAGTACCTGACCTTCGCGGCGCAGCCCATGGCCCCGGAGGCGTCCGCGATCGAAGCGAGCTCCGCCTCCGCCTGATGCGAGGACACCGCTCGACCGGCGAGACCGCGCTGGTCGCCTCGCTCCTGGTCCTCCTCGCGGTCGCCATCGTCTATCCGCTCATCCAGGTGCTGTCGGTCGCCGTCGTGGCCGACGGCGCGCCCACGCTCCGCCCGCTGCTGGCCTTCTTCGCGCGGCCCCTGTCTCGCGAGGCGCTGGTGAACACCCTGCTCGCCGGGCTGCTGGCGGTGGTGATCGGCAGCGTCATCGCGGTGCCGCTGGCCGTGCTCACCGTGCGCTACCGGTTCCCGGGGCACGGGCTGATCTCGGTGCTCGGGGTGCTGCCGCTCGTCATCCCGCCCTTCGTGGGGGCGGTGGCCTTTCAGCAGATCCTCGGCCGGCGCGGCGCGGTGAACCTCTTCCTGCTCGATCGCTTCAGCGTCACGGTGCCGTTCATGGAGGGCTTCGCCGGCGTGGTGCTCGTGCAGAGCCTCCACTACTTCCCGTTCATCCTGCTCAACACCGCGGCGGCGCTCGGCGGGCTCGATCGCTCGCTCGAGGAGGCGGCCCAGAACCTGGGGGCTTCCGGGCTCCGTCTCTTCCGCCGGGTGCTGCTGCCGCTCGCGCTGCCCGGATACGCGGCGGGGGCGCTGCTGACCTTCATCCGGGTGATCGACGATCTGGGCACGCCGCTGATGCTGAACTACACCCGGCTGCTGGCCCCGCAGGCCTACGTGCATGTGACCACCATCGGCTTCAGCGACGTGGATGGCTACGTGATCTGCGTGATCCTGGTCGCGCTGTCGCTGGCCGCCCTCTGGCTGTCGAAGGCTGCGCTGGCCCGCGGCGAGTTCGCCGCGCTGGGCCGGGGCGGGGAGACGCCGCCGGTCGTGCTGGGCCGGCGCGGCGCGCTCGGGGCCTGGCTGGGCGCGCTGCTCCTGCTCGGGCCGGCGCTCCTGCCCCACGTGGGCATCGTGCTGCTGTCGTTCTCGCGGGTGTGGAGCCTGAGCCCGCTGCCCACCGTGTACACGCTCGGCAACTACGAGGAGATCCTGGTCCGCTCGCCGGGGTTCGTCGTCAACACGCTGCGCTACGCGGGCCTGGCTGCGCTGCTCGACGTGGCGCTGGGCGCGGTCATCGCCTGGCTGCTGCTGCGGGGCCGGGTGCGCGCGCGGCACTGGCTCGACACGCTCTCGACGGTGCCGCTGGCCATCCCGGGCGTGGTGCTCGCGATCGGCTACCTGCGCGCCTTCGGCGGGCTCCGCGTGCCCGGCCTCGGCGAGCCGTTGACCTCGACGTGGCTGATCCTGGTGGTGGTGTACGCGGTGCGGCGGCTGCCCTACGCGGTGCGGGGCGCCTACGCGGCGCTCCAGCAGCTGTCGCCCGCGCTGGAGGAGGCGGCCCAGAGTCTCGGGGCCAACCGGCCGCGGACGTTCCGGCGCATCACCCTGCCGCTGATGACGCGCGGGCTCCTGGCCGGCGGACTGCTCGCCTTCATCACCTCGGCGGTGGACCTGTCGTCCACCATCCTCCTCGTGCCCCGCGTGGAGCTGGGGCCGCTGTCCTACGGGATCTACCTCTACATGCAGTCCGCGGCGGGCCGCGGGCCCGGGGCGGCGCTCGGCGTGGTCGCCATCGTGCTGGTGGCGGCGGGCACCTGGGCCGCGTCCGGCCTCGCGCGCCGCTCCCGCGCGTGGGACGCGCGCCCGTGAGCCGCCCGCGCGCGGAATGGGTGCTCCCCGCCTCGATGCTGCTCGGCACCTTTGCGTGGTCGTTCGTGTACGTGAGCTTGCCCTTCCACATCCAGAGGATGTCGAGCCTCGACCCGGCCGCGACGCTCCGATGGACGGGGTGGATTCTCGGCATCAGCCCGCTGATCACCGTGCTCACCGCGCCGATCTCGGGCCGGCTGGGCGAGCACATCGATCCCAAGCGCGGCTTCATCGCGGTGCAGGCGTTCCAGGGGCTCGGCTTCCTCGGCATGGCGGCGGCGCGCACGCTGCCCGAGATGCTGGTCGCGCGCATGCTGCTGGGCCTGATGGGCGCGGTCTCGACCTTCGCGTTCATCATGGTGGGCCGCTCGGGTGGCGACGTGCGGCGCCAGGTCTCCTACATCCAATCCGGGATGACGCTGGGCCAGGTGCTCGGCCCGGCGGCGGGCGCGCTGGTGGCCGCGCGCGTCGGCTTCCGCCTCTCGTTCGTGCTGGGCGCGGTGATGCTCTGGGCGTGCTCGGCGCTCGTCTCCTGGGGCGTGCCGCCCGGCCGGCCCCGCGACCCCAAGGCCGCGCCGGCCCGCCCGACCTCGGTGCGCGAGCTGGCGACGGTGTCGCTGGTGGTCCTCGCCGGCTCGACGCAGATCTTCTTCCTCACCTCGATCCTGCCCCAGATCCTGCCGCCGCTCGGCGTGGCCACGGAGTCCACCCTGGAGGTCGGCGGCGTCCTGATCTTCGCCACCGGGGTCGCCGCCTCGCTCGGCGCGATGGCCGCGCCGCGGCTGGCCGAGCTGCTGGGCGACCGCCAGGCGGTGCGGTGGTTCCTGCTGGGCTCCTCCCTGTTCCTCGCGACGCTCGCCCTCGCGGGCAACGTGTGGGCCTTCGGCGCGCTGCGCTTCCTTCAGGTGCTGTGCATCGCCCCGGTGTTCCCGCTCGCGGTGGCCGCGATCGCGCAGCGCGCGTCCGGCGGGGCGATCGGGTTCGTGAACTCCTCGCGCATCGGCGCTGCCTTCATCGGCCCGGTGCTGGCCACCACGCTGCTATCGTCGCTGCCGCCCGCCGCGGTGTACCTGGTGCTGGCCGCCCTCGGGCTCGCGGTGGTCCCGCTGGTGGCGCGGCTGGATCGCCGGCCGCGCTTCAGGGATGATCCCGGAGGAGGCGTGACCGCGTGACCCAGTCCGAGCTGATCCGGCTGTCCGAGGTGCGCATGGAGGGCGTGGGCAAGCGCTACGGCGACCACTGGGCGGTCGCCGACGTGTCGATCTCGATCCGGCCCGGTGAGTTCTACACGCTGCTGGGGCCGTCCGGCTGCGGCAAGACCACGCTGCTGCGGCTGCTGGCCGGCTTCATCACGCCCGACACCGGCCGCATCGTGGTGGACGACGAGCCGATCGACGCGGTGCCGCCGTGGAAGCGCAACCTCGGCATGGTGTTCCAGCACTACGCGCTCTGGCCGCATCTCTCGGTGTTCGAGAACGTGGCCTTCGGCCTGCGCGAGCGTGGAGTGAGCGGCGAGGCGTTGACCGGCAAGGTGGCGGCCGCCCTCGGGCAGGTCGGGCTCGCGGGCTTCGAGCCGCGTCGGCCGTCGCAGCTCTCGGGCGGCCAGCAGCAGCGGGTGGCCCTGGCGCGCACCCTCGTGGTGCAGCCGCGGCTGCTGCTCCTCGACGAGCCGCTGTCGAACCTCGATGCGGGGCTGCGCGCCCAGATGCGGCTGGAGCTGGGGCGGCTGCATCGCGACGTCGGCATCACCACGCTCCACGTGACCCACGACCAGGCGGAGGCCCTCGCCCTGTCGAGCCGCATCGCGGTGCTGGACCACGGGCGGGTCGTGCAGGAGGGCAAGCCCGAGGAGATCTACTGGCGCCCCCGCAACCGCTTCGTGGCCGAGTTCGTGGGCGCGGCGAACCTCGTGCCGGTGCGCGTGGTCGAGGTGCGCGACCTCGGGGTGGTGGTCGAGACCGCGGGCGGCTCGCGGGTGCCGGTGGCCTCGGGCGGCCATCCCTGGGCGGTCGGCGCGCGCGGGCTCCTCTGCCTCCGTCCGGAGTCCCTGCGGCTCGAGGAGTCGGAGCGCGCGGCCGGCGGCATCCGCGGCCAGGTGGCGAGCCACGTCTTCGAGGGCTCGCGCCAGCTGTACGACGTGGCGATCCCCGGCGGCAGCGTGCGCGTGGAGATGCTGACCTCCGCGTCGCAGGGCCGCGGCTTCAAGCCCGGCGACGACGTGAAGATCGAGATCTCTCCCGAGACCTCGGTGCTCCTGCCCGAGCCGACCTGACATGGTATCTTCCCAGCGGGAGACCACGAGATGAGCGCCGAGCGAACCGACATCGCCCCTCAGGATTTGAAGACGCGCCTCGACCGCAAGGACCCGGTGGTGCTGCTGGACGTGCGCGAGGACTGGGAGACCGCGCTGTGCCGCCTGGACAACGCGACCCACATCCCGATCGAGGAGATCGAGTTCCGGACCGCCGAGCTGGACCCCGCGGACGAGATCGTCGTGTACTGCCATCACGGAGTCCGCAGCGCGGCGGTGGCCGGCTTCCTCCGGCAGCAGGGGTTCAAGGCGGTGAACCTGGTGGGCGGGCTCGATCAGTGGGCCCAGGCGATCGATCCGAAGATGAAGCGGTACTAGCCGCCGATCCATGTCGGTCGAGCCGGACTTCGTCACGGTCGCGCGCGAGGGCGTCCTGGCCTGGGTGACGCTGGACCGCCCGCCGTTGAACTTGATCGTGCCCGAGATGGTCGAGGGGATCCGCGCCACCTTCGCGGCGCTGCGCCGGGACGCCGGGGTGCGCGCCGCCGTGATCACCGGCGCGGGCCGCGCGACCACCGGGGGCATGCAGCTGCAGGTGCTCCGCGACTTCACCCCGGGCCCCGCCAAGGCCTTCATCGCCAGCCTGCACGAGGCGATCAACGAAGTGCACGACGCCCCGTTCCCGACCGTCTGCATGATCAACGGCGCCTGCCTCGGGGCCGGCTTCGAGCTGGCCATGGCCTGTGACCTGCGCACCGCGGCCGGCGACGCGGTGATGGGCCTGCCGGAGATCCGCGTCGGCATCCCGTCGGTGATCGAGGCCGCGCTCCTGCCCGGCGTGGTCGGGCCCGGGCGCGCCGCCGAGATCTTGTTGACCGGCGAGAGCGTCTCCGCGCGGCAGGCCTTCGAGTGGGGCCTGGTGAACCGGGTGGCGCCGCGGTCCGAGCTGCGGGCGGTGACCGCCGAGCTGGTCGGCAAGATCCTCGCGTGCGCGCCGAGCGCGGTGCGCCTGCAGAAGGAGCTGATCGTGCGGTGGCGCAACACGGACCTGCGCACCGCCGTCGAGTATGGCGTCAACGCCTTCGGCCAGTCCTTCGCCACCGGGGAGCCGCGCGAAGCGATGGAGGCCTATCTCGGCAAGCGCAAGCCCCGCTTCGCTTCGTGATCCGCCTCGTCACCTTCGACTTCTGGGACACGCTGGTCACCGATTCGCCGGAGAACCTGCGCGCTCAGCGCGCGCGCCGCGTCGAGGCCATCCGGCGCGCGCTGCACGACGCGGGGGCGCCGGTCAGCGAGGTCGACGCCGAGGACATCCACGAGCGCTCGGGCCTCACGCTGGCCGAGCGCTTCTGGAGCGACAATCGCGACCCGAGCCCGGCCGAGCAGCTGCGCATCGTCCTCGATACCCGGGAGCCGGGCATCGCCGCCCGCCTGAGCCCGGCCGCCTTCGCGGCCGCGCTCGAGGCCTACATCTCCCCGGTGCTGGCCCATCCGCCCGACCTGTCCCCGGGCGCCGCGCGGGCAGTACGCGACCTGGCCGCACGCGGAGTGATCCTCGGCATCGTGTCCAATACCGGCCGCACGCCCGGGCTGATCCTGCGGCGCGTGCTCGAGCGCCACGGGCTGCTGCGCTACTTCGGTCCCATCTCGTACTCCGACGAGATCGGCGTGCGCAAGCCGGAGGCGGAGATCTTTCGCGTGACGCTCGCCGCCGCCGGGATGCGGCCCGGGCAGGCGCTGCACATCGGCGACAACCCCGACGCCGACGTGGTGGGCGCGCGGGGGATCGGCATGCGCGCGGCGCACTACACCGCCGGGTTCCGGCTCCCGTCGGCCGACGCCGATCTCATCGTTGCCGACCTCGAGATGCTCGCCGACGAGGTTTTTCGGGTTGCCCCCACCTGGGCCGCCGGGTAACATGCCGGCTCGGCCATGAACCTGGACGAGCTCCGCGCAAAGATCCGCGACATCAAGGATTTTCCGACCGAAGGCATCCTCTTCAAGGACATCACCACGCTGCTGAAGGACGGCCCCGCCTGGGCCTCGGTGATCGACCACCTGGCCGCCCGCTACCACACCTCGCGGGTCGACCTGGTCGTGGGCGTGGAGTCGCGCGGCTTCATCTTCGGCGGGGCGCTCGCCCATCAGCTCAAGGCCGGCTTCGTGCCGGTGCGCAAGCGGGGCAAGCTCCCCGCGCGCACGATCGAGGAGGAGTACGAGCTGGAGTACGGTCGCGACGTGCTGGCCATCCACGAAGATGCGATCGCAGCGGGGCAGCGCGTGCTGGTGGTGGACGATCTGCTGGCCACCGGGGGCACGATGGCGGCCACGCTGCGACTCGTGGAGCGGCTGGGCGCGTCGGTGGTGGGCGCCGCCTTCCTGATCGAGCTGGCCTTTCTCAAGGGCCGCGCCCGTCTCGCCGGGCACCGGATCGACTCCCTGATCGTCTACGACTAGACCGTCGGCAGTAGTTGTATGATGGGAGCCGGGAGGCCGGACATGATCGAGCGAGCGTGGGTCGGGGGCGTGCTGGTGGCGATGGCGGGGGTGGTGCTGCCCGCGGCCGCGGTCGGGGCCGGCGAGGGCACGCAGCCGGCGCCGGCGCCGATCATCTTGAACCTGATCAACCGGCCGATCGAGTCGCGGGAGCGCGCCTTCACCGAGGACATCAAGCGCGAGGCGTTGGCCCCGCGGCCATCGCCGGTCGATGAGTGGGAGCCCCAGCCGGACGGCTCCATGCGCAACAAGAAGACCGGGATCAGCGTGACCGTGAGGAATCCGTGCCCGCCCGGCGACATCGAGCACGAGTTCGCGCTGGCCGCCTACAACCGCTCGAAGACCCGCCGCTGACCGCCGCGCAGAACCCTACCATTCGAGGCTGACGTCGTCCCGGAGCCGCCAGGGACGGCGTGATCGGGGAGACCGGGCATGGCAATCCGCAACGTCGGGGTGCTGGGCTGTGGGCTGATGGGGTCGGGGATCGCGCAGGTCACCGCGCAGGCGGGCTTCCCGACAGTGGTGGCCGAGGCCAGCCAGGAGCTGCTCGACCGCGGGCTGGCCGGCCTCCGCAAGAGTCTCGACGCCCTCGTGGCCAAGGCGAAGCTCGACGAGAAGGCGCGGGACGAGGTGCTCGGGCGGATCAAGGGTGTGGTCGGGGTCGAGGGCTTCCGCGACTGCGACCTCGTGATCGAGGCCATCACCGAGAATCAGCCGCTGAAGAACGAGACGTTCGCCAGGCTCGACCGTATCTGCCCGCCGCACGCCCTGCTGGCGTCGAATACCTCGTCGTGCAACATCACCGCGATGGCCGCCGCGACGAAGCGGCCGGGGCAGGTGCTGGGGCTGCACTTCTTCAACCCGGTGCCGCTGATGAAGCTGGTCGAGGTCGTGCAGACCATCCTCACCGACGAGAAGAGCGTGCTGGGGGCGTACGAGTGGGTGCACGCCGTCGGCAAGGTGCCGGTGCGGGCGAAGGACTCCACCGCGTTCATCGTCAACCGGCTGCTCGTGCCCTACCTGCTGGACGCGATCCGGGTCTACGAAGGTGGCCTGGCCTCGCTGGAGGACATCGACCAGGCGATGAAGCTCGGCTGCGGCTACCCGATGGGGCCCTTCACCCTGCTCGACCTGGTCGGCCTCGACACCACCATGTACGTGGCCGAGGTCATGTTCGACGAGTACCGGGAGCCCCGCTACGCCCCACCCCCGCTGCTCAAGCGCATGGTCATGGCCGGGCAGCTCGGTCGCAAATCCGGCAAGGGCTTCTACGATTACTCGAAGAAGTAGGTGCAACCGGTTGCCACGATGAACAATCTCTACTATCTGAGCGAGGACCAGCAGGCGATCCGTACGCTGGCGCGGGAGATCGCGCGCGAGCGTATCGCCCCGCGCGCCGCCCACGTGGACGAGACCGGCGAGTACCCGCACGAGCAGCTGAAGCTGCTGGGGCAGCAGGGCTTGATGGGGCTGCACATCCCCGAGGAGTACGGGGGCACGGCGGCGGGCTCGCTCGCCTTCTGCCTGGCCGCCGAGGAGGTGGCCTGGGCCTGTGCGTCGACGTCGACCATCTTCCTGGTGCAGAACCTGGGCGGCTACCCGATCATCTTCGCGGGCAGCGAGGAGCAGAAGCGGCACTACCTGCCGAAGCTGGCCACCGGGGAGATGACGGCGGCCTTCTCCCTCTCCGAGCCGGGATCGGGCTCGGACGCCGCCGCGATGACCTGTCGCGCCGTCCGCAAGGGCGACCGCTACGTGCTGAACGGCTCCAAGATGTGGGTGACCAACGGCTCCCACGCCGGCGTCATCACCGTGTTCGTGACCAGCGATCCGGGCAAGCGGGCCAAGGCGGTCACCGCGCTCCTGCTGGAGCCCGGCATGAAGGGGTTCACGGTCGGCAAGGCGGAGCGCAAGCTCGGCATCCACGGCTCGCCCACCGTGGCCTTGCACTTCAGCGACTGCGAGGTGCCGGTCGAGAACCGGCTGGGCAAGGAGGGCGACGGATTCAAGATCGCGATGCGGACGCTCGAGCAGTCGCGGCCCACCATCGGTGCGCAGGCCGTGGGCATCGCCCAGGCCGCGCTCGACGCCTCGGTGGCCTACGCCAAGGAGCGCCGCGCTTTCGACCAGCCCATCGCCACCTTCCAGGGCATCCAGTTCATGCTCGCCGACATGGCGATGGCCGTGCATGCGTCGCGACTGGTCGTCCACCACGCCGCCGCCCTGATCGACCACGGGGTGAGCGGGACGGCGCTGGAAGCCTCCGCGGCGAAGTGCCTGGCCTCGGACACCGCCATGAAGGCGGCGACCGATGCGGTCCAGATCTTCGGCGGGTACGGCTACACCCGTGAGTTCCCGGTCGAGCGGTTCATGCGCGACGCCAAGATCACCCAGATCTACGAGGGCACGAACCAGATCCAGCGCGTGGTCATCGCCCAGCAGCTGCTGGGCAAGGCCTGACGTCTCGTCACCCCTAACCCGACAGGAGACCTCGATGAGCGACCGTCGTCAGCCGCGTGTGCAGCGCCGCACCCTTCTGAAGGCCGCCGGGGCGGCGGCGGGCGCCGCCGCCCTCGGCTTCCCCGTCGTGCTGCGCGCGCAGACGCCGACCTTCAAGGTGGGCGTCGTCCACCCGGTGACCGGCCCCCTGGCCGAGCCCGGCCAGGCCTGCCGGCTGGGGGCCCAGATGGCGGCCGACGCGATCAACGCGGCGGGCGGCATCAAGTCCCTCAACGGCGCGAAGCTCGAGCTGATCGTGGGCGACACCCAGACCAAGCCCGACATCGGGCGCACCGAGGCGGAGCGCGTGATGAATCAGGGCGCCCAGATGCTCATGGGCTCCTTCGACTCCGGATCCACCCAGGCGATGGTGCCGGTGGCCCAGCAGCGGCGCATCCCGTTCCTGGTCGACATCGCCGCCGCCGACCCCATCACCGCCAACGTGGCCAAGGCGGTGAAGGAAGGCCAGCAGAAGACGCAGTACGTCTACCGGAACTTCCCCACCGGCTCGTCGTTCGGGCGTCGGGCGGTGCAGTATTTCGGCGA from Candidatus Methylomirabilota bacterium includes:
- the pelG gene encoding exopolysaccharide Pel transporter PelG, which gives rise to MAGIGFRLKRLIVDGSYSGWLRAHLYGAVLSAGPWLLSICTLGTLALLSRNLIGDAAHARFQAIVVYTYTVSLITTGAAHMVVTRHLADELYRGRIGALVVSYRLTLGVTALAHLVLGTAFYALCPGLEPALRLFGVMLLVVVSCTWMVMIYLGAAQDYASVVAAFFAGNALSLLAALGLGRYVGGSGYLAGFLAGQAGILFVLCARVEREFTGVRVPESVHLLRAFGRYPELIAAGVFYNAAIAVDRVIFWVGPTGLPVVGWFHASLYDTPIFLCYLSVVPSLAIFLVSVETDFYDRYREYYGVATKHGTLRQVLDAKRALVACLRNSLRRLLIVQAPLTLLSMALAPWLIAAIGLDRLQLGILRCGLVGALLHVLCLFGSIVLLYFDRRRDAAEVAAVFFVANAALTLGTVAVGPRAYGLGYPLAALLACAWAYHRLEQTLEDLEYLTFAAQPMAPEASAIEASSASA
- a CDS encoding iron ABC transporter permease is translated as MRGHRSTGETALVASLLVLLAVAIVYPLIQVLSVAVVADGAPTLRPLLAFFARPLSREALVNTLLAGLLAVVIGSVIAVPLAVLTVRYRFPGHGLISVLGVLPLVIPPFVGAVAFQQILGRRGAVNLFLLDRFSVTVPFMEGFAGVVLVQSLHYFPFILLNTAAALGGLDRSLEEAAQNLGASGLRLFRRVLLPLALPGYAAGALLTFIRVIDDLGTPLMLNYTRLLAPQAYVHVTTIGFSDVDGYVICVILVALSLAALWLSKAALARGEFAALGRGGETPPVVLGRRGALGAWLGALLLLGPALLPHVGIVLLSFSRVWSLSPLPTVYTLGNYEEILVRSPGFVVNTLRYAGLAALLDVALGAVIAWLLLRGRVRARHWLDTLSTVPLAIPGVVLAIGYLRAFGGLRVPGLGEPLTSTWLILVVVYAVRRLPYAVRGAYAALQQLSPALEEAAQSLGANRPRTFRRITLPLMTRGLLAGGLLAFITSAVDLSSTILLVPRVELGPLSYGIYLYMQSAAGRGPGAALGVVAIVLVAAGTWAASGLARRSRAWDARP
- a CDS encoding MFS transporter, which encodes MSRPRAEWVLPASMLLGTFAWSFVYVSLPFHIQRMSSLDPAATLRWTGWILGISPLITVLTAPISGRLGEHIDPKRGFIAVQAFQGLGFLGMAAARTLPEMLVARMLLGLMGAVSTFAFIMVGRSGGDVRRQVSYIQSGMTLGQVLGPAAGALVAARVGFRLSFVLGAVMLWACSALVSWGVPPGRPRDPKAAPARPTSVRELATVSLVVLAGSTQIFFLTSILPQILPPLGVATESTLEVGGVLIFATGVAASLGAMAAPRLAELLGDRQAVRWFLLGSSLFLATLALAGNVWAFGALRFLQVLCIAPVFPLAVAAIAQRASGGAIGFVNSSRIGAAFIGPVLATTLLSSLPPAAVYLVLAALGLAVVPLVARLDRRPRFRDDPGGGVTA
- a CDS encoding ABC transporter ATP-binding protein; translation: MTQSELIRLSEVRMEGVGKRYGDHWAVADVSISIRPGEFYTLLGPSGCGKTTLLRLLAGFITPDTGRIVVDDEPIDAVPPWKRNLGMVFQHYALWPHLSVFENVAFGLRERGVSGEALTGKVAAALGQVGLAGFEPRRPSQLSGGQQQRVALARTLVVQPRLLLLDEPLSNLDAGLRAQMRLELGRLHRDVGITTLHVTHDQAEALALSSRIAVLDHGRVVQEGKPEEIYWRPRNRFVAEFVGAANLVPVRVVEVRDLGVVVETAGGSRVPVASGGHPWAVGARGLLCLRPESLRLEESERAAGGIRGQVASHVFEGSRQLYDVAIPGGSVRVEMLTSASQGRGFKPGDDVKIEISPETSVLLPEPT
- a CDS encoding rhodanese-like domain-containing protein; this translates as MSAERTDIAPQDLKTRLDRKDPVVLLDVREDWETALCRLDNATHIPIEEIEFRTAELDPADEIVVYCHHGVRSAAVAGFLRQQGFKAVNLVGGLDQWAQAIDPKMKRY
- a CDS encoding enoyl-CoA hydratase-related protein encodes the protein MSVEPDFVTVAREGVLAWVTLDRPPLNLIVPEMVEGIRATFAALRRDAGVRAAVITGAGRATTGGMQLQVLRDFTPGPAKAFIASLHEAINEVHDAPFPTVCMINGACLGAGFELAMACDLRTAAGDAVMGLPEIRVGIPSVIEAALLPGVVGPGRAAEILLTGESVSARQAFEWGLVNRVAPRSELRAVTAELVGKILACAPSAVRLQKELIVRWRNTDLRTAVEYGVNAFGQSFATGEPREAMEAYLGKRKPRFAS
- a CDS encoding HAD family hydrolase, which gives rise to MIRLVTFDFWDTLVTDSPENLRAQRARRVEAIRRALHDAGAPVSEVDAEDIHERSGLTLAERFWSDNRDPSPAEQLRIVLDTREPGIAARLSPAAFAAALEAYISPVLAHPPDLSPGAARAVRDLAARGVILGIVSNTGRTPGLILRRVLERHGLLRYFGPISYSDEIGVRKPEAEIFRVTLAAAGMRPGQALHIGDNPDADVVGARGIGMRAAHYTAGFRLPSADADLIVADLEMLADEVFRVAPTWAAG
- a CDS encoding adenine phosphoribosyltransferase, with amino-acid sequence MNLDELRAKIRDIKDFPTEGILFKDITTLLKDGPAWASVIDHLAARYHTSRVDLVVGVESRGFIFGGALAHQLKAGFVPVRKRGKLPARTIEEEYELEYGRDVLAIHEDAIAAGQRVLVVDDLLATGGTMAATLRLVERLGASVVGAAFLIELAFLKGRARLAGHRIDSLIVYD
- a CDS encoding 3-hydroxybutyryl-CoA dehydrogenase, encoding MAIRNVGVLGCGLMGSGIAQVTAQAGFPTVVAEASQELLDRGLAGLRKSLDALVAKAKLDEKARDEVLGRIKGVVGVEGFRDCDLVIEAITENQPLKNETFARLDRICPPHALLASNTSSCNITAMAAATKRPGQVLGLHFFNPVPLMKLVEVVQTILTDEKSVLGAYEWVHAVGKVPVRAKDSTAFIVNRLLVPYLLDAIRVYEGGLASLEDIDQAMKLGCGYPMGPFTLLDLVGLDTTMYVAEVMFDEYREPRYAPPPLLKRMVMAGQLGRKSGKGFYDYSKK
- a CDS encoding acyl-CoA dehydrogenase family protein, whose protein sequence is MNNLYYLSEDQQAIRTLAREIARERIAPRAAHVDETGEYPHEQLKLLGQQGLMGLHIPEEYGGTAAGSLAFCLAAEEVAWACASTSTIFLVQNLGGYPIIFAGSEEQKRHYLPKLATGEMTAAFSLSEPGSGSDAAAMTCRAVRKGDRYVLNGSKMWVTNGSHAGVITVFVTSDPGKRAKAVTALLLEPGMKGFTVGKAERKLGIHGSPTVALHFSDCEVPVENRLGKEGDGFKIAMRTLEQSRPTIGAQAVGIAQAALDASVAYAKERRAFDQPIATFQGIQFMLADMAMAVHASRLVVHHAAALIDHGVSGTALEASAAKCLASDTAMKAATDAVQIFGGYGYTREFPVERFMRDAKITQIYEGTNQIQRVVIAQQLLGKA